A section of the Mesorhizobium loti genome encodes:
- a CDS encoding transporter substrate-binding protein, with protein sequence MKRRIEIGILYSRSGSYQLVSDACRMGAMRAIADINADRGSGIELVPVERDPQSNADRYATLCEDIFKTSSARHVVGCVTSWSRKETIPVLEKAGGMLWYACPYEGFEANEHVVYMHACPNQHLVPLMAHVVPRFGANGFLLGSNYIWGWEMNRVARDLIADAGGKVLGERYLRIGETDVSRLIGEIRATRPNFILNNLIGTSSYAFLAAYRDLGDEDPAFSPQTCPVISCNLTEGELPAIGETGKGHLSVGPYFAPRPAAFASSFEASAYASVQVMADVLSRDPDAGPAEFSKAFAETRFSTRLGPIAIDAHTQHATLPVIIGRIADGYFEVVSRQHEVAPDPYLSRYDPAKTFGRPRLRVVS encoded by the coding sequence TTGAAACGGCGCATCGAGATCGGCATCCTCTATTCCCGCTCGGGGAGCTATCAGCTCGTCTCCGATGCGTGCCGCATGGGCGCCATGCGCGCCATCGCCGACATCAACGCCGATCGCGGCTCGGGCATCGAGCTCGTGCCCGTCGAACGCGATCCGCAAAGCAATGCCGATCGCTACGCGACGCTTTGCGAGGACATCTTCAAGACCAGCAGTGCCCGCCATGTCGTCGGCTGCGTCACATCCTGGAGCCGCAAGGAGACGATCCCGGTGCTGGAGAAGGCTGGCGGCATGCTCTGGTACGCCTGCCCCTATGAGGGCTTCGAGGCCAACGAGCATGTCGTCTACATGCACGCCTGCCCCAATCAGCATCTGGTGCCGCTGATGGCCCATGTCGTGCCGCGCTTCGGCGCCAACGGCTTCCTGCTTGGCTCGAACTATATCTGGGGCTGGGAGATGAACCGTGTCGCGCGCGACCTGATCGCGGACGCCGGCGGCAAGGTCCTGGGCGAACGCTATCTGCGCATCGGCGAGACCGACGTGTCGCGCCTGATCGGGGAAATCCGGGCGACGCGGCCGAACTTCATCCTCAACAATCTGATCGGCACATCGTCCTACGCCTTCCTGGCCGCCTATCGCGATTTGGGCGATGAGGATCCTGCCTTCAGCCCGCAAACCTGCCCGGTCATCTCCTGCAACCTCACCGAGGGCGAGCTGCCGGCGATCGGCGAAACGGGCAAGGGACATCTGTCGGTCGGGCCTTATTTCGCACCACGGCCGGCGGCTTTCGCGTCCTCCTTCGAGGCCTCCGCCTATGCCTCCGTGCAGGTGATGGCCGACGTCCTGTCGCGAGATCCCGACGCCGGTCCGGCGGAATTCTCCAAAGCGTTCGCCGAAACGCGCTTCTCCACCCGTCTGGGGCCGATCGCCATCGACGCCCACACCCAGCACGCGACGCTGCCGGTCATCATCGGCCGGATCGCCGACGGCTATTTCGAGGTCGTCAGCCGGCAGCACGAGGTCGCGCCGGATCCCTATCTGTCGCGCTACGACCCCGCCAAGACGTTCGGCCGCCCGCGCCTGAGGGTGGTGTCGTGA
- a CDS encoding MetQ/NlpA family lipoprotein, giving the protein MPDVNSTLPSSLWSIINRRGGLALLFASAVAVGGLMAPHASFAEDKKAIKVGIISGEDEDVWRVVVAQAAEKGLTVETVVFNDYTQPNEALERGEIDANAFQHQPYLDNQIKTQGYHIVRVGYTGVWPIGLYSKKYTKVADLPEGAVIGVPNDPSNEGRALRVLQNEGVIKLKDGTGILATTADIAENPRKVEIKELDAGIVGRSVEDLDAAVVNTDWALKSGLTPENRIAQEPISDNPYRNFIAVKVGNENEAWVKTLVASYQNDAVKAEFDKVYKGTGLSAY; this is encoded by the coding sequence ATGCCTGACGTCAACAGCACTTTGCCATCTTCCCTTTGGTCAATCATCAACCGGCGCGGTGGCCTGGCTCTGCTGTTCGCATCGGCCGTCGCGGTCGGCGGCCTGATGGCGCCGCATGCGTCCTTCGCCGAAGACAAGAAGGCGATCAAGGTCGGCATCATCAGCGGCGAGGATGAGGACGTCTGGCGCGTCGTGGTCGCCCAGGCGGCCGAAAAGGGCCTGACCGTCGAGACCGTGGTGTTCAACGACTACACCCAGCCCAACGAGGCGCTGGAGCGCGGCGAAATCGACGCCAACGCCTTCCAGCACCAGCCCTATCTCGACAACCAGATCAAGACGCAAGGCTACCATATCGTGCGGGTCGGCTACACCGGCGTCTGGCCGATCGGCCTCTATTCGAAGAAATACACGAAAGTCGCCGATCTGCCCGAGGGCGCGGTCATCGGCGTGCCGAACGACCCGTCCAATGAAGGCCGGGCGCTGCGCGTGCTGCAGAACGAAGGCGTGATCAAGCTGAAGGACGGCACCGGCATCCTGGCCACCACCGCCGACATCGCGGAGAACCCCAGGAAGGTCGAGATCAAGGAGCTTGACGCCGGCATCGTCGGCCGCTCGGTCGAGGATCTCGATGCCGCCGTGGTCAACACCGACTGGGCGCTGAAAAGCGGCCTGACGCCGGAAAACCGCATTGCCCAGGAGCCGATATCCGACAATCCGTACCGCAATTTCATCGCGGTCAAGGTCGGCAACGAGAACGAAGCCTGGGTGAAGACACTGGTGGCTTCCTACCAGAACGACGCGGTCAAGGCCGAATTCGACAAGGTCTACAAGGGCACCGGCCTCAGCGCCTATTGA
- a CDS encoding methionine ABC transporter ATP-binding protein — MNQHITAPGEIAGPTHARPDAPQDLVRLVDLKRRFGATAALDGISLTVRKGEILGIIGRSGAGKSTLIRCLNGLERPDSGEVFIEGREISRLGERDLQPLRRRIGMIFQHFNLLSAKTVEDNVALPLKIEGRPRAERLARAAELLELVGLSDKAKAYPASLSGGQKQRVGIARALAARPALLLSDEATSALDPETTRSILALLKDINRKLGLTILLITHEMEVIRSIADRVAVIDAGRIVEDGPVWSVFAEPQSDVTRSLLGAIRPQLPAELSARLLPAAGAHTILRVDVAGEAASGPLLSDLAASVPGSFRLVHGGIDHIQQQPVGTLFLSVPGSDASHLAEIISFLKSRQARVEVLGHVANPV; from the coding sequence ATGAACCAACATATCACGGCGCCCGGGGAAATCGCCGGTCCGACCCACGCCCGACCGGACGCGCCGCAGGACCTGGTGCGCCTTGTCGATCTGAAGCGTCGCTTTGGCGCCACAGCGGCGCTCGACGGCATTTCGCTCACCGTACGCAAGGGTGAGATCCTCGGCATTATCGGCCGCAGCGGCGCCGGCAAATCGACGCTGATCCGCTGCCTGAACGGGCTGGAGCGGCCGGATTCCGGTGAGGTGTTCATCGAGGGCCGCGAGATCAGCCGGCTCGGCGAGCGCGACCTGCAGCCGTTGCGGCGGCGTATCGGCATGATCTTCCAGCATTTCAACCTGCTGTCGGCCAAGACAGTGGAGGACAATGTCGCGCTGCCGTTGAAGATCGAGGGCCGGCCGAGGGCCGAGCGTCTGGCACGGGCGGCGGAGCTGCTTGAACTCGTCGGCCTGTCGGACAAGGCCAAGGCCTATCCAGCATCGCTGTCGGGCGGCCAGAAGCAGCGCGTCGGCATTGCCCGGGCACTGGCCGCGCGGCCGGCGCTGCTGCTGTCGGATGAAGCGACCTCGGCCCTCGACCCGGAGACGACGCGCTCGATTCTCGCGCTGCTGAAAGACATCAACCGGAAGCTTGGCCTGACCATCTTGTTGATCACCCACGAGATGGAGGTGATCCGCTCCATCGCCGACCGCGTGGCGGTGATCGATGCCGGGCGCATCGTCGAGGACGGGCCGGTGTGGTCGGTGTTCGCCGAGCCGCAGTCCGACGTCACACGCAGCCTCCTTGGCGCCATCCGACCACAATTGCCGGCCGAGTTGTCGGCGCGCCTGCTGCCGGCGGCCGGCGCGCACACGATCCTGCGCGTCGACGTGGCCGGCGAAGCCGCGAGCGGCCCGCTGCTGTCCGACCTTGCCGCGTCCGTTCCAGGCTCCTTCCGCCTCGTCCATGGCGGCATCGACCATATCCAGCAGCAGCCCGTCGGCACGCTGTTCCTCTCCGTTCCCGGCAGCGACGCGAGCCACCTCGCTGAAATCATCTCATTCCTGAAATCCCGGCAGGCGCGGGTGGAGGTGCTTGGCCATGTCGCCAATCCTGTTTGA
- a CDS encoding methionine ABC transporter permease: MSPILFELLLRSIWETVLMTAASGLISLVFGLPLGLALIATERGGIAESLWVNRVLGAVINGFRSVPFIILLVALIPLTRLIVGTSIGTWAAIVPLSIAATPYYARIAEVSLREVDHGLIEAARAMGGNRWAIIREVLVPEALPGIVAGFTVTLVTLIGASAMAGAIGAGGLGDLAIRYGYQRFETSVMVAVVIVLIILVCGIQWAGDRLVARLDRRG, encoded by the coding sequence ATGTCGCCAATCCTGTTTGAGCTTCTGCTGCGATCGATCTGGGAAACGGTGCTGATGACGGCCGCCTCCGGCCTCATCTCGCTGGTCTTCGGCCTGCCGCTCGGGCTGGCATTGATCGCCACCGAACGCGGCGGCATCGCCGAAAGCCTGTGGGTCAATCGCGTGCTCGGCGCCGTCATCAACGGCTTCCGCTCGGTGCCGTTCATCATCCTTCTGGTGGCGCTGATCCCGCTGACGCGGCTGATCGTCGGCACCTCGATCGGCACCTGGGCGGCCATCGTGCCGCTGTCGATCGCCGCCACGCCCTATTATGCACGCATCGCCGAAGTGTCGCTGCGCGAGGTCGACCACGGCCTGATCGAGGCGGCGCGCGCCATGGGCGGCAACCGCTGGGCGATCATCCGCGAGGTGCTGGTGCCCGAGGCGCTGCCCGGCATCGTCGCCGGCTTCACGGTGACCCTGGTGACGCTGATCGGCGCCTCGGCCATGGCCGGCGCCATCGGCGCCGGCGGCCTCGGCGATCTCGCCATCCGTTACGGCTATCAGCGTTTCGAGACGTCGGTGATGGTCGCCGTGGTGATCGTGCTGATCATTCTGGTCTGCGGCATCCAGTGGGCGGGGGACCGGCTGGTGGCGCGGCTCGATCGGCGGGGGTGA
- a CDS encoding TetR/AcrR family transcriptional regulator, whose translation MFQNAERPRGRPRSFDEKDALEKATRVFRSKGYDGVTIDDLVAGMGVGRPSLYSVFGDKRTIFLRALRAYAEAKGARAAKALFSPTTLRDSLAGFMRHAVESATEEGSAPGCLLVCVAPLVDDAEVRQFLQDAAAGGMALVERRFYDAISAGEVPSDFPVSARASQVLDLSRGLTMRAQMGMPRKPLLKDAEEAADLVLLPRR comes from the coding sequence ATGTTTCAAAATGCCGAGAGGCCTCGTGGTCGCCCCCGTAGCTTCGACGAGAAGGACGCCTTGGAAAAGGCGACCCGGGTGTTCCGGTCGAAAGGCTACGACGGCGTGACCATTGACGATCTCGTCGCGGGCATGGGTGTGGGACGGCCAAGCCTGTATTCCGTCTTCGGCGACAAGCGGACGATATTTTTGCGTGCCCTTCGGGCGTACGCTGAAGCGAAGGGTGCTCGCGCTGCGAAGGCGCTCTTCTCGCCGACGACTCTTCGCGATTCGCTCGCCGGCTTCATGAGGCACGCCGTAGAAAGTGCGACCGAGGAAGGATCAGCCCCTGGTTGTCTTCTGGTGTGCGTTGCGCCGCTCGTGGACGATGCCGAGGTCCGGCAGTTCCTGCAGGACGCCGCGGCTGGCGGGATGGCGCTGGTAGAACGGCGATTCTACGACGCGATCAGCGCGGGAGAGGTGCCGTCTGACTTTCCGGTATCCGCGCGCGCGAGCCAGGTCCTCGACCTGTCGCGCGGTCTCACCATGCGTGCGCAGATGGGCATGCCGCGCAAGCCGCTGCTCAAAGACGCAGAGGAGGCGGCCGACTTAGTCCTACTGCCGAGACGGTGA
- a CDS encoding SDR family NAD(P)-dependent oxidoreductase, producing the protein MNHSVALVTGATSGLGYAAARSLAEEGWGEIIITGRRLAQAKEAAAQLAAETKRQTFTPLELELDTPASVRCALAELVTQARPVDFLLLNAGLVPTKKRVITAAGIEASEAPLIGHHQLTVGLLRADLLSPDARIVITSAEPARGGVPMFKYTDLPTFAAKSFQGNRTAAVEALIRNGPNVKYAPNNAYADAKLIIAWWVAALARRLPSGMAVYAVSPGASNDTKVARNAGLLVKYLMIPIVNLIPGMNQKPETAARRYLQASEFGTDVSGQFFASAQGKFSGPMEVQRQPHLHDRASQEAAWQAVVKVSGIDLSNPAPLRPQDPEIVSY; encoded by the coding sequence ATGAACCATTCGGTCGCCCTCGTCACTGGCGCAACCTCCGGGCTCGGTTATGCAGCAGCCCGCTCTCTTGCCGAAGAGGGCTGGGGCGAGATCATCATCACCGGACGCAGACTGGCTCAGGCCAAGGAAGCGGCCGCTCAACTGGCAGCGGAAACCAAAAGACAGACCTTCACGCCTCTGGAACTGGAGTTGGACACGCCGGCTAGCGTCCGGTGCGCGCTCGCCGAGCTGGTCACACAAGCTCGGCCGGTCGATTTCCTGCTGCTCAATGCCGGATTGGTCCCAACCAAGAAGCGCGTGATCACTGCGGCGGGCATTGAGGCTTCTGAGGCCCCGCTGATCGGCCATCATCAGCTGACTGTCGGGTTGCTTCGCGCCGACCTTCTCAGCCCCGACGCGCGGATCGTTATCACCAGTGCGGAGCCTGCCCGCGGGGGCGTACCCATGTTCAAGTACACCGACCTGCCAACCTTCGCGGCCAAGAGTTTCCAAGGTAACCGAACCGCCGCTGTTGAAGCGCTGATTCGCAACGGGCCGAACGTGAAGTACGCGCCCAACAATGCGTATGCCGACGCGAAGCTCATCATCGCTTGGTGGGTCGCGGCGCTGGCGCGCAGGCTACCCTCCGGCATGGCCGTGTACGCTGTCTCCCCCGGTGCGTCGAACGACACCAAGGTGGCGCGAAACGCTGGCCTGTTGGTGAAGTATCTGATGATTCCAATCGTGAACCTCATTCCCGGTATGAATCAGAAGCCGGAGACCGCGGCCCGTCGTTACCTCCAGGCGTCGGAGTTCGGAACCGACGTCTCAGGGCAATTCTTCGCCTCGGCTCAAGGGAAGTTCTCAGGCCCAATGGAGGTGCAGCGCCAACCACACCTCCACGATCGCGCCAGCCAGGAAGCCGCGTGGCAGGCCGTCGTCAAGGTCTCCGGTATCGACTTGTCTAACCCAGCACCCTTGCGTCCACAGGATCCTGAAATAGTTTCGTACTAA
- a CDS encoding SDR family oxidoreductase, translating into MTVVSAPHYHTKQFTNIQKLAPLINRGSVVLTTSVANVKALPGQATYGAAKAALRSFARLLATELLPKDIRVNAVSPGPIETGSLEKVFPPKRCGPT; encoded by the coding sequence TTGACCGTCGTCTCTGCACCGCATTATCATACAAAGCAGTTCACAAATATCCAGAAGCTCGCGCCGCTGATCAATCGCGGCTCAGTCGTCCTCACGACCTCTGTCGCCAACGTCAAGGCACTGCCCGGGCAAGCCACCTACGGCGCCGCCAAGGCTGCGCTGCGATCCTTCGCCCGCTTGCTCGCAACCGAGCTCCTTCCCAAGGACATCCGCGTCAACGCGGTGTCGCCCGGTCCCATCGAGACGGGCAGCCTCGAAAAGGTGTTTCCACCGAAGAGATGCGGGCCCACGTGA
- a CDS encoding SDR family oxidoreductase produces MRGHTLGIIPMKRFGTSEEIAKAVLFLAFDATFTTGLEIPVDGGWSQL; encoded by the coding sequence GTGAGGGGGCACACACTCGGCATCATCCCGATGAAGCGCTTCGGGACCTCGGAGGAGATCGCGAAGGCCGTCCTCTTCCTCGCGTTCGACGCGACCTTCACGACCGGCCTTGAGATTCCGGTCGATGGGGGTTGGTCACAACTGTGA
- a CDS encoding aminomethyltransferase family protein, protein MAERRSPFYSSIVGLGATMGRVGGDFISARYYSGIADEHLNTRMNVGVQDLSTMGKMDIKGPDAEALVNHVIVNDAAAMKPGQVRYSTVCREDGGIMDDLTVFRLGPEHFMLVTGSVNRLKMLPWLQHHAQGRKAYVTDITAAVAFPTIQGPRSRQLLKALVYDADLDGLKRWAFTSGRVGETKVLISRTGVTGELGFELFVPADEAASVWEALMRTGADFGLKPYGVLAMFTLGLEKAYPAHGIDMDESRTPFHVGLDRWIKFDKGDFVGREALLKVRDKGLDERWTGLILDGDKPAATNARVLADGEDAGVVTYSDHGYSLGKLLATAHLRLPFTAIGTELSIDIDGKPTRAVVAPMPFFDPEGARLRA, encoded by the coding sequence TTGGCTGAGCGGCGTTCCCCTTTCTACAGCAGCATCGTCGGGCTGGGCGCGACCATGGGTCGGGTCGGCGGCGATTTCATCTCGGCCAGATATTATTCCGGCATCGCCGACGAGCACCTGAACACCCGCATGAATGTCGGCGTGCAGGACCTCAGCACCATGGGCAAGATGGACATCAAGGGGCCGGACGCCGAGGCGCTGGTCAACCATGTCATCGTCAACGACGCCGCGGCGATGAAACCGGGCCAGGTCCGCTATTCCACGGTCTGTCGCGAGGATGGCGGCATCATGGACGACCTCACCGTGTTCCGGCTGGGACCGGAGCATTTCATGCTGGTCACCGGCTCGGTCAATCGCCTGAAGATGCTGCCCTGGCTGCAGCACCATGCCCAGGGGCGCAAGGCCTATGTCACCGACATCACCGCCGCCGTCGCCTTTCCGACCATCCAGGGTCCGCGCTCGCGCCAATTGTTGAAGGCGCTGGTCTATGATGCCGATCTGGACGGCCTGAAACGCTGGGCGTTCACATCGGGGCGCGTCGGCGAGACAAAGGTGCTGATCTCGCGCACCGGCGTGACCGGTGAACTCGGCTTCGAACTCTTCGTGCCGGCCGACGAGGCCGCCTCCGTCTGGGAGGCGCTGATGCGGACAGGAGCGGACTTCGGCCTGAAACCCTATGGCGTGCTGGCGATGTTCACGCTCGGGCTGGAAAAGGCCTATCCAGCGCATGGCATCGACATGGATGAGAGTCGCACGCCGTTCCATGTCGGCCTCGACCGCTGGATCAAGTTCGACAAAGGCGATTTCGTCGGCCGCGAGGCTTTGCTCAAGGTGCGCGACAAGGGACTCGATGAACGCTGGACCGGGCTGATCCTCGACGGCGACAAACCGGCTGCGACGAACGCCCGTGTACTGGCCGATGGTGAAGATGCCGGCGTCGTCACCTACAGCGATCACGGCTATTCACTCGGCAAGCTGCTGGCGACCGCGCATCTGCGCCTGCCGTTCACCGCGATCGGTACCGAACTCAGCATCGATATCGATGGCAAGCCGACTCGCGCGGTCGTGGCGCCGATGCCGTTCTTCGATCCCGAAGGGGCGAGGTTGCGGGCCTAG
- a CDS encoding ABC transporter substrate-binding protein produces the protein MRLFGRFVLAASVALTLAAGAASAQDKKLRIGTEGAYPPFNYVSADGTLGGFDIDLGKALCAEMKVECEFSVQDFDGSIPALQAGKFDAIINITITPERAEKVEFTHKYYQTPPAIAVPKDSAIAGTSPDDLKGKALGVQTATIHQKFAEQKYSGSTVKAYPTGDDARTDMANGRLDAMMDGSIILTEWLKKPDGACCKLLGTLTADPAIHGPGVGIALQKGDKGLADKFNAAIDALRANGKYKEINDKYFSFDVYGS, from the coding sequence ATGCGTCTTTTCGGTCGTTTCGTGCTTGCTGCTTCCGTCGCCCTTACCCTTGCTGCCGGTGCTGCTTCCGCCCAGGACAAGAAGCTCAGGATCGGCACCGAGGGCGCTTATCCGCCCTTCAACTACGTCAGCGCCGACGGCACGCTGGGCGGCTTCGACATCGATCTCGGCAAGGCGCTGTGCGCCGAAATGAAAGTTGAGTGCGAATTCAGCGTGCAGGATTTCGACGGCTCGATCCCCGCTCTGCAGGCCGGCAAGTTCGATGCCATCATCAACATCACCATCACGCCCGAGCGGGCCGAGAAGGTCGAGTTCACCCACAAATACTACCAGACGCCGCCGGCCATCGCCGTGCCGAAGGATTCCGCCATTGCAGGCACTTCGCCGGACGATTTGAAGGGCAAGGCGCTCGGTGTGCAGACCGCCACCATCCACCAGAAATTCGCCGAGCAGAAATATTCGGGCTCGACCGTCAAGGCCTACCCGACCGGCGACGATGCTCGTACCGACATGGCCAACGGCCGGCTTGATGCGATGATGGACGGCTCGATCATCCTGACCGAATGGCTGAAGAAACCGGACGGCGCCTGCTGCAAGCTGCTCGGCACACTGACGGCCGATCCGGCCATCCACGGCCCCGGCGTCGGCATCGCGCTGCAGAAGGGCGACAAGGGACTGGCTGACAAGTTCAATGCCGCCATAGACGCGCTGCGCGCCAATGGAAAATACAAGGAAATCAACGACAAGTACTTTTCGTTCGACGTCTACGGGAGTTAA